One part of the Flavobacterium johnsoniae UW101 genome encodes these proteins:
- a CDS encoding SDR family NAD(P)-dependent oxidoreductase, which produces MSKTILITGASKGFGKTWAETFLTKGYNVAATARNVDTLNDLKEKYGQSVLTLKLDVDNREESLSVVEKVQNHFGSIDILINNAGYALTGAIEEATPNEARAQFETNFFGTLWLTQAVLPIMRNQKSGHIIQVSSILGLAALPTMGLYNASKFAIEGLSETLAAEVKQFGINVTLVEPNGYASNIWHTGISSESNPVYDGLKKAFSESENDFGIVEATAPAIVKLVESENPPLRLFLGRVALPFVKQNYEQKLIVWEEWNDVSVEAHG; this is translated from the coding sequence GAAACATTTTTAACAAAAGGATATAACGTTGCAGCGACAGCCCGTAACGTAGATACCTTAAATGATTTAAAAGAAAAATACGGTCAATCGGTTTTAACTTTAAAACTAGATGTAGACAATCGCGAAGAATCATTATCAGTTGTTGAAAAAGTACAAAACCATTTTGGAAGTATTGATATTTTAATCAACAATGCCGGTTATGCCTTAACCGGAGCAATTGAAGAAGCAACTCCAAATGAAGCCAGAGCGCAGTTTGAAACTAATTTCTTTGGGACTTTATGGCTTACTCAAGCTGTTTTACCTATTATGAGAAATCAAAAAAGCGGACACATTATTCAGGTTTCTTCAATTTTAGGTTTAGCGGCTTTACCAACCATGGGACTTTACAACGCTTCAAAATTTGCTATTGAAGGTTTAAGCGAAACTCTGGCTGCAGAAGTAAAACAATTTGGAATCAATGTTACTTTGGTAGAACCAAACGGGTATGCATCGAATATCTGGCATACCGGAATAAGCAGCGAAAGCAACCCGGTTTATGATGGTCTTAAAAAAGCCTTTTCAGAATCAGAAAATGATTTCGGAATTGTAGAAGCAACAGCTCCGGCGATTGTAAAACTAGTTGAAAGTGAAAATCCTCCATTACGTTTATTTTTAGGAAGAGTAGCTCTGCCATTTGTAAAACAGAACTATGAACAAAAATTAATAGTATGGGAAGAATGGAATGATGTTTCGGTAGAAGCTCACGGATAA
- a CDS encoding NAD(P)-dependent alcohol dehydrogenase → MNTSNTKAFGTKAADALLEEMTIARREVLAKDVEIEILYCGVCHSDLHTARNDWGGSQYPAVPGHEIVGRVTKVGNEVTKLKVGDLAGVGCMVDSCHTCESCKQDLEQYCLNGFTGTYNGKDKNIGGHTFGGYSEKVVVDEHFVLKVPSNLNLAAVAPLLCAGITTWSPLRHWKVGKGSKVAVVGLGGLGHMAIKLAKGLGAEVTLFSRTPDKIQDAIDLGADSVIISTDDQQMKSVHGKYDLIIDTVPYVHDVNPYVSTLNINGTLVLVGYLGGLEPILNSVPMIMGRKSVAGSVIGGIAETQEMLDFCGEHNIVSEIEIIKMQEINEAYERMLKSDVRYRFVIDMDSLKS, encoded by the coding sequence ATGAATACAAGTAACACAAAAGCATTTGGTACAAAAGCAGCAGACGCATTGCTGGAAGAAATGACAATTGCACGCAGAGAGGTTTTGGCAAAAGATGTTGAGATCGAAATTTTATACTGCGGTGTATGCCATTCTGATTTACATACAGCCAGAAATGACTGGGGAGGAAGCCAATATCCGGCAGTTCCGGGGCATGAAATTGTAGGAAGGGTAACGAAAGTAGGAAACGAAGTTACGAAACTTAAAGTCGGCGATTTAGCAGGAGTGGGCTGTATGGTTGATTCTTGTCATACCTGCGAAAGCTGTAAACAAGATTTGGAACAATATTGTTTAAACGGATTTACAGGAACTTACAATGGTAAGGATAAAAATATTGGCGGACACACTTTTGGCGGTTATTCTGAGAAAGTGGTAGTTGATGAGCATTTTGTTTTAAAAGTGCCTTCAAATTTAAATTTAGCTGCTGTTGCACCTTTACTTTGTGCAGGAATTACAACCTGGTCACCTTTGAGACACTGGAAAGTTGGGAAAGGAAGTAAAGTTGCTGTTGTCGGCTTAGGCGGACTTGGACACATGGCAATTAAACTGGCAAAAGGTTTAGGTGCCGAAGTAACTTTGTTTTCAAGAACTCCGGATAAAATACAAGATGCAATCGATTTGGGCGCTGATTCTGTAATTATTTCTACAGATGACCAGCAAATGAAATCAGTACACGGAAAATATGATCTTATTATTGATACAGTTCCTTATGTACATGATGTTAATCCTTATGTTTCTACTTTAAACATCAACGGAACTCTTGTATTAGTTGGTTACTTAGGAGGTTTAGAACCAATTTTAAATTCAGTGCCAATGATTATGGGAAGAAAATCTGTTGCGGGTTCTGTAATTGGAGGTATTGCAGAAACACAAGAAATGCTTGATTTTTGCGGTGAACATAATATCGTTTCAGAAATTGAAATTATTAAAATGCAGGAAATCAACGAAGCGTATGAAAGAATGCTGAAAAGCGATGTAAGATATCGTTTTGTAATTGATATGGATTCTCTTAAATCTTAA